A stretch of Apostichopus japonicus isolate 1M-3 chromosome 9, ASM3797524v1, whole genome shotgun sequence DNA encodes these proteins:
- the LOC139974195 gene encoding heparan sulfate glucosamine 3-O-sulfotransferase 1-like isoform X3, which produces MQAAGICHWLVGRRKALLFVAVLVLFGLMFSAHFSYSKHVHKVICSVKQANKYYFGGEAFQEVLEADMADTNSALSVSENIPGSNTSSSQKAEISQSKPPSKKEYHTYVSHARRAHKLERKELKRRLPQALVIGVRKCGTRALLEMMRMHPDIAAANAEQHFFDENYHHGYEWYRKRMPFSTPEQITIEKTPSYFITEEGPSRVKKMNQSLRLIIIVRDPTIRTISDYSQIKQTMASHGKVAKPFEELVIGSDGEIDVTYKAIQISLYQKHLEAWLNYFPMEQIHIVDGDKLISDPFPEMKAVEKFLKLQDYIKSNNFVYNSTKGFYCIHSEIVTKCLSENKGRPHPDVNEAVLKKLRDFFTPFNKLFYERVGRHFKWNEDNR; this is translated from the coding sequence ATGCAAGCAGCAGGGATTTGTCACTGGTTGGTAGGACGGAGGAAAGCTCTCCTGTTTGTCGCAGTGCTGGTTCTCTTTGGATTAATGTTCAGTGCACATTTCTCGTATTCAAAGCATGTCCATAAGGTCATCTGCTCGGTCAAGCAGGCCAACAAATATTACTTTGGCGGGGAGGCCTTTCAGGAGGTGCTCGAAGCCGACATGGCCGACACAAACAGTGCTCTGTCGGTGTCCGAAAACATTCCGGGGTCAAACACCTCCTCCTCTCAGAAGGCTGAAATTTCACAGAGTAAACCTCCCTCCAAGAAGGAGTACCACACATACGTCTCTCACGCCAGGAGAGCTCACAAGTTAGAACGTAAAGAGTTGAAGAGGAGGCTCCCGCAGGCGCTGGTGATCGGTGTCAGGAAGTGCGGGACCCGGGCCCTGCTCGAGATGATGCGTATGCACCCGGACATCGCTGCCGCCAATGCGGAGCAGCACTTCTTCGACGAGAACTATCACCACGGTTACGAGTGGTACCGCAAGAGAATGCCTTTCTCCACTCCGGAGCAGATCACCATAGAGAAGACACCATCGTATTTCATAACGGAGGAAGGTCCATCGAGGGTCAAGAAAATGAATCAGAGCTTGAGGCTCATAATCATCGTCCGGGATCCCACGATCAGGACGATATCCGATTACTCCCAGATCAAACAAACGATGGCCTCCCACGGAAAGGTTGCCAAGCCGTTCGAGGAATTGGTGATTGGCAGCGACGGGGAGATTGACGTCACCTACAAAGCCATACAGATCAGCCTGTACCAAAAACACTTGGAGGCCTGGCTGAATTATTTCCCCATGGAGCAGATCCACATAGTGGACGGCGACAAGCTCATCAGCGATCCGTTCCCTGAGATGAAAGCCGTGGAGAAGTTCCTGAAGTTACAGGATTACATCAAATCCAacaattttgtttacaattctACCAAAGGTTTTTATTGCATCCATAGTGAAATAGTCACAAAGTGCCTATCGGAGAACAAAGGGCGACCGCACCCCGACGTGAACGAGGCGGTCCTGAAGAAACTTAGGGACTTCTTCACGCCCTTTAATAAGTTATTCTACGAGAGGGTCGGCCGGCATTTCAAGTGGAACGAAGACAATCGTTGA
- the LOC139974195 gene encoding heparan sulfate glucosamine 3-O-sulfotransferase 1-like isoform X2 produces the protein MILRLGPRRCTMQAAGICHWLVGRRKALLFVAVLVLFGLMFSAHFSYSKHVHKVICSVKQANKYYFGGEAFQEVLEADMADTNSALSVSENIPGSNTSSSQKAEISQSKPPSKKEYHTYVSHARRAHKLERKELKRRLPQALVIGVRKCGTRALLEMMRMHPDIAAANAEQHFFDENYHHGYEWYRKRMPFSTPEQITIEKTPSYFITEEGPSRVKKMNQSLRLIIIVRDPTIRTISDYSQIKQTMASHGKVAKPFEELVIGSDGEIDVTYKAIQISLYQKHLEAWLNYFPMEQIHIVDGDKLISDPFPEMKAVEKFLKLQDYIKSNNFVYNSTKGFYCIHSEIVTKCLSENKGRPHPDVNEAVLKKLRDFFTPFNKLFYERVGRHFKWNEDNR, from the coding sequence CACAATGCAAGCAGCAGGGATTTGTCACTGGTTGGTAGGACGGAGGAAAGCTCTCCTGTTTGTCGCAGTGCTGGTTCTCTTTGGATTAATGTTCAGTGCACATTTCTCGTATTCAAAGCATGTCCATAAGGTCATCTGCTCGGTCAAGCAGGCCAACAAATATTACTTTGGCGGGGAGGCCTTTCAGGAGGTGCTCGAAGCCGACATGGCCGACACAAACAGTGCTCTGTCGGTGTCCGAAAACATTCCGGGGTCAAACACCTCCTCCTCTCAGAAGGCTGAAATTTCACAGAGTAAACCTCCCTCCAAGAAGGAGTACCACACATACGTCTCTCACGCCAGGAGAGCTCACAAGTTAGAACGTAAAGAGTTGAAGAGGAGGCTCCCGCAGGCGCTGGTGATCGGTGTCAGGAAGTGCGGGACCCGGGCCCTGCTCGAGATGATGCGTATGCACCCGGACATCGCTGCCGCCAATGCGGAGCAGCACTTCTTCGACGAGAACTATCACCACGGTTACGAGTGGTACCGCAAGAGAATGCCTTTCTCCACTCCGGAGCAGATCACCATAGAGAAGACACCATCGTATTTCATAACGGAGGAAGGTCCATCGAGGGTCAAGAAAATGAATCAGAGCTTGAGGCTCATAATCATCGTCCGGGATCCCACGATCAGGACGATATCCGATTACTCCCAGATCAAACAAACGATGGCCTCCCACGGAAAGGTTGCCAAGCCGTTCGAGGAATTGGTGATTGGCAGCGACGGGGAGATTGACGTCACCTACAAAGCCATACAGATCAGCCTGTACCAAAAACACTTGGAGGCCTGGCTGAATTATTTCCCCATGGAGCAGATCCACATAGTGGACGGCGACAAGCTCATCAGCGATCCGTTCCCTGAGATGAAAGCCGTGGAGAAGTTCCTGAAGTTACAGGATTACATCAAATCCAacaattttgtttacaattctACCAAAGGTTTTTATTGCATCCATAGTGAAATAGTCACAAAGTGCCTATCGGAGAACAAAGGGCGACCGCACCCCGACGTGAACGAGGCGGTCCTGAAGAAACTTAGGGACTTCTTCACGCCCTTTAATAAGTTATTCTACGAGAGGGTCGGCCGGCATTTCAAGTGGAACGAAGACAATCGTTGA
- the LOC139974195 gene encoding heparan sulfate glucosamine 3-O-sulfotransferase 1-like isoform X1: MVTYYTRCLVKSTMQAAGICHWLVGRRKALLFVAVLVLFGLMFSAHFSYSKHVHKVICSVKQANKYYFGGEAFQEVLEADMADTNSALSVSENIPGSNTSSSQKAEISQSKPPSKKEYHTYVSHARRAHKLERKELKRRLPQALVIGVRKCGTRALLEMMRMHPDIAAANAEQHFFDENYHHGYEWYRKRMPFSTPEQITIEKTPSYFITEEGPSRVKKMNQSLRLIIIVRDPTIRTISDYSQIKQTMASHGKVAKPFEELVIGSDGEIDVTYKAIQISLYQKHLEAWLNYFPMEQIHIVDGDKLISDPFPEMKAVEKFLKLQDYIKSNNFVYNSTKGFYCIHSEIVTKCLSENKGRPHPDVNEAVLKKLRDFFTPFNKLFYERVGRHFKWNEDNR; encoded by the coding sequence CACAATGCAAGCAGCAGGGATTTGTCACTGGTTGGTAGGACGGAGGAAAGCTCTCCTGTTTGTCGCAGTGCTGGTTCTCTTTGGATTAATGTTCAGTGCACATTTCTCGTATTCAAAGCATGTCCATAAGGTCATCTGCTCGGTCAAGCAGGCCAACAAATATTACTTTGGCGGGGAGGCCTTTCAGGAGGTGCTCGAAGCCGACATGGCCGACACAAACAGTGCTCTGTCGGTGTCCGAAAACATTCCGGGGTCAAACACCTCCTCCTCTCAGAAGGCTGAAATTTCACAGAGTAAACCTCCCTCCAAGAAGGAGTACCACACATACGTCTCTCACGCCAGGAGAGCTCACAAGTTAGAACGTAAAGAGTTGAAGAGGAGGCTCCCGCAGGCGCTGGTGATCGGTGTCAGGAAGTGCGGGACCCGGGCCCTGCTCGAGATGATGCGTATGCACCCGGACATCGCTGCCGCCAATGCGGAGCAGCACTTCTTCGACGAGAACTATCACCACGGTTACGAGTGGTACCGCAAGAGAATGCCTTTCTCCACTCCGGAGCAGATCACCATAGAGAAGACACCATCGTATTTCATAACGGAGGAAGGTCCATCGAGGGTCAAGAAAATGAATCAGAGCTTGAGGCTCATAATCATCGTCCGGGATCCCACGATCAGGACGATATCCGATTACTCCCAGATCAAACAAACGATGGCCTCCCACGGAAAGGTTGCCAAGCCGTTCGAGGAATTGGTGATTGGCAGCGACGGGGAGATTGACGTCACCTACAAAGCCATACAGATCAGCCTGTACCAAAAACACTTGGAGGCCTGGCTGAATTATTTCCCCATGGAGCAGATCCACATAGTGGACGGCGACAAGCTCATCAGCGATCCGTTCCCTGAGATGAAAGCCGTGGAGAAGTTCCTGAAGTTACAGGATTACATCAAATCCAacaattttgtttacaattctACCAAAGGTTTTTATTGCATCCATAGTGAAATAGTCACAAAGTGCCTATCGGAGAACAAAGGGCGACCGCACCCCGACGTGAACGAGGCGGTCCTGAAGAAACTTAGGGACTTCTTCACGCCCTTTAATAAGTTATTCTACGAGAGGGTCGGCCGGCATTTCAAGTGGAACGAAGACAATCGTTGA